From the genome of Impatiens glandulifera chromosome 9, dImpGla2.1, whole genome shotgun sequence, one region includes:
- the LOC124916179 gene encoding zinc finger protein CONSTANS-LIKE 14 → MMNMSEISPHCDFCDERTAVLYCRADSAKLCLFCDQQVHSANALSLKHVRSQICDNCRSDSVTIRCTTDNLVLCNECDSDAHGNTSVASLHNRVSIHGFSGCPSVTELASVWGFVLNHKILTDKSSCQSRDSKVTNFHDLMFKSEHNHGASSSQSVPCFEIPMMQNLDNTSCGRYKSVVFKQLVDLAKREMVRLEGDVAELGHVELDSINVVDEEEMVLQETPFTSLLMFNDPVVEARGSDGIAKAQIWDFCSGRSMSCDQAGDTEVGCDPNGFGFTMNYSNNTMKESPLTTPDSFGDAYEMNCFSQYLNSPLVNVSHLTCLINCQKDGMDVTATKAQNSKFTEIVSSRESFQFKEHQVELVAQNKGNALLRYMEKKKARRFDKYVRYESRKARADTRKRVKGRFVKTCLLDEKSCT, encoded by the exons ATGATGAACATGTCTGAAATCTCTCCTCATTGTGATTTCTGCGATGAGAGAACGGCAGTTCTCTATTGCCGTGCGGATTCCGCCAAGCTATGTTTGTTCTGCGATCAACAAGTTCACTCGGCAAACGCGCTTTCTCTTAAGCACGTCCGATCTCAAATATGTGATAACTGCAGATCTGATTCAGTTACCATCCGATGCACCACTGACAATCTTGTGTTATGTAACGAATGCGATTCAGATGCTCATGGAAACACATCGGTTGCCTCTCTTCACAATCGAGTAAGTATCCATGGATTCTCTGGTTGTCCTTCAGTAACTGAACTTGCTTCAGTTTGGGGATTTGTTCTTAATCATAAGATTTTAACAGATAAGAGTTCTTGTCAATCTAGAGATTCTAAGGTAACAAACTTTCATGATTTGATGTTCAAAAGTGAGCACAACCATGGCGCAAGTTCTTCTCAAAGCGTTCCTTGCTTTGAGATTCCAATGATGCAGAACTTGGATAACACAAGTTGCGGGAGATACAAGAGTGTGGTATTTAAACAGTTGGTTGATTTAGCTAAAAGGGAAATGGTGAGATTGGAAGGAGATGTGGCTGAGCTAGGACATGTTGAGCTGGATTCTATCAATGTAGTAGATGAAGAGGAAATGGTGCTGCAAGAAACACCATTTACTTCATTACTAATGTTCAATGATCCTGTTGTTGAGGCAAGGGGAAGTGATGGTATAGCGAAAGCGCAG ATTTGGGATTTTTGTTCAGGAAGATCAATGAGTTGCGATCAAGCTGGAGATACAGAAGTTGGATGTGATCCAAATGGTTTTGGTTTTACCATGAACTATAGTAATAACACCATGAAAGAAAGTCCTTTGACAACACCAGATAGTTTTGGTGATGCATATGAGATGAATTGTTTTTCACAATATTTAAATTCACCTTTGGTAAACGTAAGTCATTTAACATGCCTGATAAACTGTCAAAAGGAT GGTATGGATGTAACCGCAACAAAAGCGCAGAACAGTAAGTTTACGGAAATAGTTAGTAGCCGTGAGAGTTTCCAGTTTAAGGAACATCAAGTTGAATTGGTGGCTCAGAACAAAGGGAATGCCTTGTTGAGGTATATGGAGaagaagaaagcaagaag GTTTGACAAATATGTCCGATATGAGTCCAGAAAAGCAAGGGCCGACACTAGAAAACGGGTAAAAGGACGATTTGTGAAAACCTGTTTGCTTGATGAAAAGAGCTGCACTTGA
- the LOC124916180 gene encoding 8-hydroxygeraniol dehydrogenase-like, translating into MVSDEHFIVKIPNNLPLDAVVPLLYAGITTYSPLRYFGLDKPGTNLGVVGLGGLGHCAVKFAKIFGTNVTVISTSISKKNEAIERLGADSFLISSDPDQMKSHGKIVIDLRMMRN; encoded by the coding sequence ATGGTATCAGATGAACATTTCATTGTCAAAATACCTAACAATCTTCCTCTTGATGCGGTTGTTCCTCTTCTCTATGCTGGAATTACAACTTATAGTCCTTTAAGGTACTTTGGTTTGGATAAGCCAGGAACCAATTTAGGTGTTGTGGGTCTTGGTGGGTTAGGTCATTGTGCGGTTAAATTTGCCAAGATTTTTGGTACTAATGTGACTGTTATTAGTACTTCGATTAGCAAGAAGAATGAGGCGATTGAGAGGCTCGGTGCTGATTCGTTCTTGATTAGTAGTGATCCTGATCAGATGAAGAGTCATGGAAAGATTGTTATTGATTTAAGGATGATGagaaattag
- the LOC124913982 gene encoding mitochondrial phosphate carrier protein 3, mitochondrial-like, giving the protein MAFSDDFRRSLIPSYLYSSSASSKTLVLQRTTLNNTSSLSRNESRLPNNNTNFLIPAPKESGKIEMYSPQFYAACTVGGILSCGLTHMTVTPLDLVKCNMQIDPTKYKSISSGFGVLLKEQGVKGFFRGWVPTLLGYSAQGACKFGFYEFFKKYYSDIAGPEYATKYKTLIYLAGSASAEVIADVALCPFEAVKVRVQTQPGFARGLSDGLPKFVKSEGVLGLYKGIVPLWGRQIPYTMMKFASFETIVELIYKNAIPVPKSECSKSLQLGVSFAGGYVAGVLCAIVSHPADNLVSFLNNAKGGTVGDAVKKLGVWGLFTRGLPLRIVMIGTLTGAQWGLYDAFKVFVGLPTTGGAAPPPLPTVELVKP; this is encoded by the exons ATGGCGTTCTCCGATGACTTTCGCCGATCTCTCATCCCTTCCTACCTTTACTCTTCTTCTGCCTCCTCCAAAACCCTAGTGCTCCAGAGAACAACCCTCAACAACACTTCCTCTCTCTCCCGAAATGAATCCAGGCTTCCCAATAACAACACCAACTTCCTTATTCCCGCTCCCAAGGAATCAGGTAAGATCGAGATGTATTCTCCTCAGTTCTACGCCGCCTGTACCGTCGGCGGAATCCTCAGCTGCGGTCTTACTCACATGACCGTTACTCCCCTTGACCTTGTCAAGTGTAATATGCAG ATTGACCCAACAAAATACAAGAGCATCTCGTCTGGTTTTGGAGTGTTACTCAAGGAACAGGGAGTAAAAGGATTCTTTAGGGGATGGGTACCTACACTACTTGGTTACAGTGCTCAGGGTGCTTGCAAATTCGGCTTCTATGAATTTTTTAAGAAGTACTATTCTGATATTGCTGGACCTGAATATGCCACCAAGTACAAGACTCTTATCTACCTTGCCGGTTCAGCTTCCGCTGAAGTCATAGCAGATGTTGCTCTTTGCCCTTTTGAAGCCGTCAAGGTTCGTGTTCAGACTCAACCTGGTTTTGCTAGGGGATTGTCGGATGGACTTCCTAAATTCGTCAAATCTGAAGGTGTTCTTGG GTTATACAAGGGGATTGTTCCACTTTGGGGACGTCAGATTCCAT ATACCATGATGAAGTTTGCTTCTTTTGAGACCATTGTGGAGTTGATCTACAAGAATGCTATTCCGGTGCCAAAAAGTGAATGCAGCAAGTCATTGCAGCTTGGTGTGAGCTTTGCTGGTGGTTATGTTGCTGGTGTTCTTTGCGCTATTGTTTCGCATCCTGCTGATAATCTCGTGTCATTCCTTAACAATGCCAAGGGAGGCACAGTTGGTGAT GCTGTGAAGAAGCTTGGTGTCTGGGGTCTATTTACCAGGGGTCTTCCTCTACGTATTGTTATGATTGGAACCCTCACTGGAGCTCAATGGGGACTTTATGATGCCTTTAAAGTCTTTGTCGGATT GCCTACGACTGGTGGTGCTGCTCCTCCACCACTTCCCACTGTTGAGTTAGTGAAGCCATGA